The genomic stretch AAAAGCTTTTGGAAGAGAAGCAAAGGTGATAAGGGCATGATAGGAATAGATATCTGAGAAAGTAAATTCATTTATGTATAAATATCACTCTTCAGTGTGTGACTAGCACATCCAGTGAATACTTACCAAATGTTTACTTTATTTATATATGTCGTGTTATCACATTAAAGATAAATTGTGAGAGTTGATCAGATATGTAATAATCAGAcactttttcctgttttttgcATCTAGTGCAGgtcttttattaaatatttgttatggTAGTGTTCAGTCAGGATTTAGGCCCCATTGGGCTgtgtgctgtacaaacgcagGAAGGCCCCTCACAATTTAGCAGTCTTTTCGTTGTCTTTGATTCAGTCATTGTCCAATGTTAGACATGACTGCTGGGGAACATTGTAAAAATGCCTAGCTCACTGTTGTTAAAGGGAACATTGAGGTATTATACCAGTGTTAATGACATTAAACTAGGCGAGCTAAGGAAACTTTCTATTTTGGATTGATGGAATAAGGATGATCTACAGGGCACTGCTGGAGTGACAAAGAGCATGGGTTCAAGTTTAATACATTTCTATTTATTATTACTGGtattgtagcacctagaggcctcaatcAAGTCAGAGGTCATTTGTGCGAGACCCAAACATGGCAAATGATAACACCTGTCCCAGAATGCTTATAAGTATAGAATTATCTATTGTATCTAGACTTTCAAAGAGGCTTGGGTAACTTTATAATGACATTTATAATTATACATGTTAAGATGGGGGCAATCAAATCTCTTGCCCTGTTCCTACCCAAAAAATAGAACACTACAGAATTGGCCAGATGCAGTATGCAAGTAGTAAAGGGGAAGTACCTTCTTATGAAGCATTTGGGGAcagatactcagctggtataaactgaagccaatggaactatgACAGTTTAAACTAGTTGAGGACCTACCTGTTGGTGTTGTGCCACTGTCAGGGGTAGGATATTGAACTTTGTGGACTAAAGGTCTGAACCAAGGTGCTAAATACTATGAAGACTTAGGAGGACTttatggaagaaggaaaaaatgtaCTGCTAGGACTTATTTCTCTAAAAAGACTCCTCACTACTGCCACAGTGCATCAATTTCACTGTCATGAGGTGTGGGTAAAATGTGAATACGTAGTTTGAACAACATTATTTATGTTCCTTGTTCAGTCTctgcttatcatagaatcatagaatatcagggttggaaggtacctcaggaggtcatctaggccaaccccctgctcaaagcaggaccgatccccgactaaatcatcccagccagggctttgtcaagcctgaccttaaaaacttctagggaaggagattccaccacctccctaggtaacgcattccagtgtttcaccaccctcgtcgtgaaaaagtttttcctaatatccaacctaaatctcccccactgcaacttgagaccattactccttgttctgtcatctgctaccactgagaacagtctagagccatcctctttggaaccccctttcaggtagttgaaagcagctatcatatcccccctcattcttctcttccgtagactaaacatccccagttccctcagcctctcctcataagtcatgtgttccagttccctaatcatttttgttgccctccgctggactctttccaatttttccacatccttcttgtaatgtggggcccaaaactggacacagtactccagatgaggcctcaccaatgtcgaatagaggggaacgatcacatccctctatctgctggcaatgcccctacttatacatcccaaaatgccattggccttcttggcaacaagggcacactgttgactcatatccaacttctcgttcactgtaacccctaggtccttttctgcagaactgctgctgagccattcggtccctagtctgtagcggtgcattggattcttctgtcctaagtgcaggactctgcacttgtccttgttgaacctcatcagatcctccaatttgtctaggtccctctgtatcctatccctaccctccagcacatctaccactcctcccagtttactgtcatctgcaaacttgctgagggtgcaatccacaccatcctccagatcatttatgaagatattgaacaaaacctgccccaggaccgacccctggggcactccacttgataccggctgccaactagacatggagccattgatcactacccattgagcccgacaatctagccagctttctatcccccttatagtgcattcatccaacccatacttctttaacttgctggcaagaatactgtgggagaccgtgtcaaaagctttgctaaagtcaaggaacaacacatccactgctttcccttcatccacagagccagttttctcgtcatagaaggcaattagattagtcaggcatgacttgcccttggtgaatccatgctgactgttcctgatcactttcctctcctctaagtgcttcagaattgattccttgaggactcgctccatgatttttccagggactgaggtgaggctgactggcctgtagttcccaggatcctccttcccttttttaaagatgggcactacattagcctttttccagtcatctgggacctcccccaatcgccatgagttttgaaagataatggccaatggctctgcaatcacatccgccaattcctttagcactctcggatgcaacgcatccggccctgtgctcgtccagcttttctaaatagtcccgaaccacttctttctccacagagggctggtcacctcctccttatgctgtgctgcccagtgcagtagtctgagagctgaccttgttcgtgaagacagaggcaagaaaagcattgagtacatcctctgtcacgaggttgcctccctcattcagtaaggggcccacactttccttgactttcttcttgttgttaacgtacctgaagaaacccttcttgttactcttaacatctcttgctagctgcaactccaggtgtgatttggccttcctgatttcactcctgcaagcccgagcaatatttttatactcatccctggtcatttgtccaatcttccacttcttgtaagcttcttttttgtatttaagaccagcaaggatttcactgttaagccaggctggtcgcctgccatatttactattctttctacacatcgggatggtttgtccctgtaacctcaataaggattctttaaaatacagccagctctcctggactccttttcccctcatgttattctcccaggggatcttgtccatcagttccctgagggagtccaagtctgcttttctgaagtccagggtctgtattctgctgctttcctttcttccttgtgttaggatcctgaactcaaccatttaatggtcactgcctcccaggttcccatccactttagcttcccctactaattcttcccggtttgtgagcagcaggtcaagaagagctctgcccctagttggttcctccagcacttgcaccaggaaattgtcccctacattttccaaaaacttcctggattgcctgtgcaccgctgtattgctcttgCAACCTTAGGAGCACAGCTGTGTTAACAATTTCACTTTCAAGTGGCCATGTGTTTTTCACTCACTTTTCAGAAGAAGAGCCTCACTGTTGATTCAAAAAGTGTTCCTAGAAGGCTCTGTTAGCAGTTGCTTTGATTTTTGAAAGTTCTTTCCAAGTATCCTTAGTCCAGTATGTATTGGTAGTATGTGGTGTTTATTATAAACACATGTGGTTTGAAATGCTTAGTTTCCAGAATGTGCTGAAAGCCACCTCACAAGCTGAATAAGCAAATGTACAGTTGTGTAACTAGGATTAACAAAGCTGATTAGTtgtttcattagttttcatgtaAATCAGTAACTGGAAATTCCTGCTCAAATATATTCCATGCATCTGGGAAAATAGCTAGTTAATAAGTGATTACTTTAAAATAACTTCAGCAAAAGCAGAAGCTCATTAGTTTCTATTGCTGTTTAGCTATGCATATTGATTGTTCTTCGTTAGAATTTATTCATGGATAGTACGTTAGAATTTATTCATGGAGATGGAGTGAAAAGTAAGTTTCAGACTTCCATTACATAATGTTTCATCAGCAGAGGACAAGTAACTCCTTGGCGCTGTACCAGTGCTATCTACTGAAACACTGTATTTGGATTAAAGTTAGAGTGGGTGAATGGCTGGGACGCTGCCCAGCTGAAATAGATGGGAAGGTGATACTTGGGTATCTTTCAGAATACTTTTATCTGCCCATAGCTCTAGGTTTTAAATTGGAGTTTGAGCTATGTTTTTCAGGCAGAGAGTTAGTAGGATTGTCAAATTCAttgacatttaaattttttttaaattttacatgaaATAGATAAGAATGTAACTTTTGTCCCcctctgtttctttcttttattattttttcagtcAGTAGTTTTGTTTCTGTGAATTATGCTTCCTGAACAGGTATATGAAATCTCTCTTCCTTGTTACAGCTTGTAGAGACCTCATTAAAAGGAGAAATAGCCTTTGATCCCAGAAGCGCCTATTACCTTTGGTTTGTGATGGATTTCTGTGATGGAGGAGATATGAATGAGTACCTGCTATCCCGAAAGCCCAGCCGCAAGACCAACACCAGTTTCATGCTTCAACTCAGCAGTGCCCTGGCTTTCCTTCACAAAAATCAAATTATCCATCGTGATCTCAAACCTGACAACATTCTGATCTCACAAAGCAGAATGGATGCTAGTGACTTGGAACCCACTCTGAAAGTAGCTGATTTTGGGTTAAGTAAGGTATGTTCAGCCTCAGGACAGAACCCTGAAGAGCCTGTCAACgtaaataaatgttttctttcaacaGCATGTGGGACTGACTTCTACATGGCCCCTGAAGTCTGGGAAGGACATTACACTGCAAAAGCAGACATTTTTGCATTGGGAATTATAATTTGGGCAATGTTAGAAAGGATCACCTTTATAGACACAGAGACTAAGAAAGAACTTTTGGGAAGCTATGTGAAGCAAGGAACAGAGATTGTGCCAGTTGGGGAGGCACTTCTAGAAAACCCCAAAATGGAACTTCTCATCCCTGTAAAGAAAAAATCTATGAATGCCCGTATGAAGCAGCTGATTAAGGAAATGCTGGCTGCCAACCCACAAGACCGTCCTGATGCTTTTGAACTAGAACTCAGATTAGTCAAAATTGCTTTTAAAGACAGCAACTGGGACACGTGACCTCCAATACCCATAATCCTCTCAACAGAGCTGCTTCTGTTTTTTAACAATGGTGCAGTGCAGCCTTGtggcaacaaaaaacaaaacaaacctgaaCTGAGAACTTCAGGGTTTAGTTTTACCAACTGAATTTCTTTTGATTTGCATAAATTAAAGTAAATTTGAGTTGGCCATTTTGTTATAAATACATTTATATGTATATTACCAAGATGTTGTACTCAAGTGTGGATGTAAAGATGATCATTTATATAAGTTGGCCAAAAAAATTCATGCTTTGAGATGTTCTTGCTTTCCAGAAATATGTTATGGAATATTGCAGACATTCCAGTTTCCTATCACAGTATTAGGAACTCCCATGGAAGAGGAGGTTTGCATGCTGGTAATGCAACCCCTTGTACTTTGTAAAGTAAATCTGTGTATATATTTATGCATATGTGAGTGACTGAGCGTGTGAGTTTGCATTCCGTACAGAGAAAATGCcacttttgtttaaattatttggTGTGAATCTGGATGATTGGG from Eretmochelys imbricata isolate rEreImb1 chromosome 19, rEreImb1.hap1, whole genome shotgun sequence encodes the following:
- the PDIK1L gene encoding serine/threonine-protein kinase PDIK1L isoform X2; amino-acid sequence: MVSSQPKYDLIREVGRGSYGVVYEAVVRKTSARVAVKKIRCHAPENVELALREFWALSSIKSQHPNVIHLEECILQKDGMVQKMSHGSSSSLYVQLVETSLKGEIAFDPRSAYYLWFVMDFCDGGDMNEYLLSRKPSRKTNTSFMLQLSSALAFLHKNQIIHRDLKPDNILISQSRMDASDLEPTLKVADFGLSKVCSASGQNPEEPVNVNKCFLSTACGTDFYMAPEVWEGHYTAKADIFALGIIIWAMLERITFIDTETKKELLGSYVKQGTEIVPVGEALLENPKMELLIPVKKKSMNARMKQLIKEMLAANPQDRPDAFELELRLVKIAFKDSNWDT
- the PDIK1L gene encoding serine/threonine-protein kinase PDIK1L isoform X1, with amino-acid sequence MKILMILSTVISPNDTSLTDTERGNADRSIFIGFSPVLFFPPESLTLKMVSSQPKYDLIREVGRGSYGVVYEAVVRKTSARVAVKKIRCHAPENVELALREFWALSSIKSQHPNVIHLEECILQKDGMVQKMSHGSSSSLYVQLVETSLKGEIAFDPRSAYYLWFVMDFCDGGDMNEYLLSRKPSRKTNTSFMLQLSSALAFLHKNQIIHRDLKPDNILISQSRMDASDLEPTLKVADFGLSKVCSASGQNPEEPVNVNKCFLSTACGTDFYMAPEVWEGHYTAKADIFALGIIIWAMLERITFIDTETKKELLGSYVKQGTEIVPVGEALLENPKMELLIPVKKKSMNARMKQLIKEMLAANPQDRPDAFELELRLVKIAFKDSNWDT